Proteins from a single region of Streptomyces spinoverrucosus:
- a CDS encoding NAD-glutamate dehydrogenase — MQTKLDEAKAELLDRAARVAENSPVGGHLPTGTTEHGTPDRAAVLAFLQRYYLHTAPEDLTDRDPVDVFGAAYSHYRLAENRPQGTANVRVHTPTVEENGWTCSHSVVEVVTDDMPFLVDSATNELTRQGRGIHVVIHPQMVVRRDVTGKLIEVLTTPPTGDLPHDAHVESWIHVEIDRETDRSDLKQITADLLRVLSDVREAVEDWGKMRDAALRIAEGLPEEPIAGDLPQQEIEEARELLRWLAADHFTFLGYREYELRDDDSLAAVPGTGLGILRADPHHEAGESHPVSPSFERLPADARAKAREHKLLVLTKANSRATVHRPSYLDYIGVKKFDEQGNVVGERRFLGLFSSAAYTESVRRVPVIRRKVDEVLGRAGFSPNSHDGRDLLQILETYPRDELFQTPIDELQAIVTSVLYLQERRRLRLYLRQDEYGRYYSALVYLPRDRYTTGVRLRIIDILKEELGGTSVDFTAWNTESILSRLHFVVRVPQGTELPQLSDSDKERIEARLVEAARSWLDGFADALNAEVGEERAAEMLRSYHNAFPEGYKADHTPRAAVADLGHLERLDEDNNFALSLYEPVGAGPDERRFKIYRKGDAVSLSRVLPVLNRLGVEVMDERPYELRCADRSVAWIYDFGLRMPKAQTGADYLGDDARERFQEAFAASWTGKAENDGFNALVLSAGLTWRQAMVLRTYAKYLRQAGSTFSQDYMEDTLRNNVHTTRLLVSLFEARMSPERQRAGHEIVDALLEELDAALDQVASLDEDRILRSFLTVIKATLRTNFFQEAWGGQPHEYVSMKFDPQAIPDLPAPRPAYEIWVYSPRVEGVHLRFGKVARGGLRWSDRREDFRTEILGLVKAQMVKNTVIVPVGAKGGFVAKQLPDPSVDRDAWLAEGIASYKTFISALLDITDNMVAGEVVPPPEVVRHDEDDTYLVVAADKGTATFSDIANEVAESYNFWLGDAFASGGSAGYDHKGMGITARGAWESVKRHFRELGVDTQSQDFTVVGIGDMSGDVFGNGMLLSEHIRLVAAFDHRHIFIDPNPDAATSYAERRRLFELPRSSWADYNTDLLSAGGGVFPRTAKAIPVNAHIRAALGIADKVAKLTPADLMRAILKAPVDLLWNGGIGTYVKASTESNADVGDKANDSIRVDGADLRVRVVGEGGNLGLTQLGRIEFAHHGGKVNTDAIDNSAGVDTSDHEVNIKILLNGLVAEGDMTVKQRNKLLAEMTDEVGRLVLRNNYAQNTAIANALAQSKDMLHAQQRFLRHLVREGHLDRALEFLPTDRQIRERLAQGQGLTGPETAVLLAYTKITVAEELLHTSLPDDAYLRGLLHCYFPAALREQFSEHIDSHPLRREITTTVLVNDTVNTGGTTYLHRLREETGASLEEIVRAQTAARVIFRQAPVWDGVEALDNKVEAAVQTRIRLHSRRLVERGTRWLLNNRPQPLELAETVDFFAERVEQVWSQLPKLLRGADLEWWQKIYDELTAAGVPDELATPVAGFSSAFPTLDIVSVADRMGKEPMDVAEVYYDLADRLTITQLMDRISDLPRTDRWQSMARAAIREDLYAAHAAVTADVLAVGNGSATPEQRFKGWEQKNAAILGRARTTLEEIHGSDAFDLANLSVAMRTMRTLLRTHS; from the coding sequence ATGCAGACCAAGCTGGACGAAGCCAAGGCCGAGCTGCTCGATCGGGCCGCCCGGGTAGCTGAGAACAGCCCGGTCGGGGGGCACCTACCGACTGGGACGACGGAGCACGGCACCCCGGACCGGGCCGCCGTACTCGCGTTCCTCCAGCGCTACTACCTGCACACCGCCCCGGAAGACCTCACCGACCGCGACCCGGTCGACGTCTTCGGAGCCGCCTACTCGCACTACCGACTGGCCGAGAACCGCCCCCAGGGCACGGCGAACGTCCGGGTGCACACCCCGACGGTCGAGGAGAACGGCTGGACGTGCAGCCACTCCGTCGTCGAGGTCGTCACCGACGACATGCCGTTCCTGGTCGACTCCGCCACCAACGAGCTGACCCGGCAGGGCCGCGGCATCCACGTCGTCATCCACCCGCAGATGGTGGTGCGCCGCGATGTCACCGGCAAGCTCATCGAGGTGCTCACCACCCCGCCCACCGGTGACCTCCCGCACGACGCGCACGTCGAGTCCTGGATCCACGTCGAGATCGACCGCGAGACCGACCGCTCGGACCTGAAGCAGATCACCGCCGATCTGCTGCGCGTCCTGTCCGACGTCCGCGAGGCCGTCGAGGACTGGGGCAAGATGCGGGACGCGGCGCTGCGGATCGCCGAGGGCCTGCCCGAGGAGCCCATCGCGGGCGATCTGCCGCAGCAGGAGATCGAGGAGGCCCGCGAGCTGCTGCGCTGGCTGGCCGCCGATCACTTCACGTTCCTCGGCTACCGCGAGTACGAGCTGCGCGACGACGACTCCCTCGCCGCCGTCCCCGGCACCGGACTGGGGATACTGCGCGCGGACCCGCACCACGAGGCCGGCGAGAGCCACCCGGTCAGCCCGTCCTTCGAGCGGCTGCCCGCCGACGCCCGCGCCAAGGCGCGCGAGCACAAGCTCCTCGTGCTGACCAAGGCGAACAGCCGCGCGACCGTGCACCGGCCGTCGTATCTGGACTACATCGGCGTCAAGAAGTTCGACGAGCAGGGCAACGTCGTGGGGGAGCGGCGCTTTCTGGGCCTGTTCTCCTCCGCCGCCTACACCGAGTCCGTCCGCCGGGTTCCGGTCATCCGCCGCAAGGTCGACGAGGTGCTGGGCCGCGCCGGGTTCTCGCCCAACAGCCACGATGGGCGCGACCTGCTGCAGATCCTGGAGACGTACCCGCGCGACGAGCTCTTCCAGACGCCGATCGACGAGCTGCAGGCCATCGTCACCTCCGTGCTGTATCTGCAGGAGCGGCGCCGGCTGCGGCTCTACCTGCGCCAGGACGAGTACGGCCGCTACTACTCGGCCCTCGTCTACCTCCCACGCGACCGCTACACCACCGGCGTCCGGCTCAGGATCATCGACATCCTGAAGGAGGAACTCGGCGGCACCAGCGTCGACTTCACCGCCTGGAACACCGAGTCGATCCTCTCCCGGCTGCACTTCGTGGTGCGCGTCCCGCAGGGCACCGAGCTGCCGCAGCTGTCCGACAGCGACAAGGAGCGCATCGAGGCCCGCCTGGTCGAGGCCGCCCGCTCCTGGCTGGACGGGTTCGCCGATGCGCTGAACGCCGAGGTCGGCGAGGAGCGCGCCGCCGAGATGCTGCGCAGCTACCACAACGCGTTCCCCGAGGGCTACAAGGCCGACCACACCCCGCGCGCGGCGGTCGCCGACCTGGGGCACCTCGAGCGGCTCGACGAGGACAACAACTTCGCGCTCAGCCTGTACGAGCCGGTGGGCGCCGGGCCCGACGAGCGCCGCTTCAAGATCTACCGCAAGGGCGACGCCGTCTCCCTGTCCCGCGTGCTGCCGGTGCTCAACCGGCTCGGCGTCGAGGTCATGGACGAGCGGCCGTACGAACTGCGCTGCGCCGACCGCAGCGTCGCCTGGATCTACGACTTCGGCCTGCGCATGCCCAAGGCGCAGACCGGCGCCGACTACCTCGGCGACGACGCCCGTGAGCGGTTCCAGGAGGCGTTCGCCGCCAGCTGGACCGGCAAGGCGGAGAACGACGGCTTCAACGCTCTCGTGCTGAGCGCCGGGCTGACCTGGCGGCAGGCGATGGTGCTGCGGACGTACGCGAAGTACCTGCGCCAGGCGGGGTCGACCTTCAGCCAGGACTACATGGAGGACACCCTCCGCAACAACGTCCACACCACCCGGCTGCTCGTCTCCCTGTTCGAGGCACGGATGTCGCCGGAGCGGCAGCGCGCCGGGCACGAGATCGTGGACGCCCTGCTGGAGGAGCTGGACGCCGCCCTCGACCAGGTCGCGAGCCTCGACGAGGACCGGATCCTGCGGTCCTTCCTCACCGTGATCAAGGCCACCCTGCGGACGAACTTCTTCCAGGAGGCGTGGGGCGGCCAACCGCACGAGTACGTGTCGATGAAGTTCGACCCGCAGGCCATCCCGGATCTGCCGGCGCCGCGCCCGGCGTACGAGATCTGGGTGTACTCGCCGCGCGTGGAGGGCGTGCACCTGCGGTTCGGCAAGGTCGCCCGCGGTGGCCTGCGCTGGTCCGACCGGCGTGAGGACTTCCGCACCGAGATCCTCGGCCTGGTCAAGGCGCAGATGGTGAAGAACACCGTCATCGTGCCGGTCGGCGCCAAGGGCGGCTTCGTCGCCAAGCAGCTGCCGGACCCCTCCGTGGACCGGGACGCGTGGCTGGCGGAGGGCATCGCCAGCTACAAGACGTTCATCTCGGCGCTGCTCGACATCACCGACAACATGGTCGCGGGCGAGGTCGTCCCGCCGCCGGAGGTCGTCCGGCACGACGAGGACGACACGTACCTGGTGGTGGCGGCCGACAAGGGCACGGCGACGTTCTCGGACATCGCCAACGAGGTGGCCGAGTCGTACAACTTCTGGCTCGGCGACGCCTTCGCCTCCGGCGGCAGCGCGGGCTACGACCACAAGGGCATGGGCATCACCGCCCGCGGCGCCTGGGAGTCGGTCAAGCGACACTTCCGTGAGCTGGGCGTGGACACGCAGAGCCAGGACTTCACGGTCGTCGGCATCGGCGACATGTCCGGTGACGTGTTCGGCAACGGCATGCTGCTCAGCGAGCACATCCGGCTGGTCGCCGCCTTCGACCACCGGCACATCTTCATCGACCCGAACCCGGACGCGGCGACCTCGTACGCCGAGCGACGCCGCCTGTTCGAGCTGCCGCGCTCGTCCTGGGCCGACTACAACACCGACCTGCTGTCGGCGGGCGGCGGCGTCTTCCCCCGCACCGCCAAGGCCATCCCGGTCAACGCGCACATCCGCGCCGCCCTCGGCATCGCGGACAAGGTCGCCAAGCTGACCCCTGCCGACCTGATGCGGGCGATCCTCAAGGCGCCGGTGGACCTGCTGTGGAACGGCGGCATCGGTACGTACGTCAAGGCGAGCACGGAGTCCAACGCCGACGTCGGCGACAAGGCGAACGACTCGATCCGCGTCGACGGCGCCGACCTGCGGGTCAGGGTCGTCGGCGAGGGCGGCAACCTGGGCCTGACCCAGCTGGGCCGGATCGAGTTCGCGCACCACGGCGGCAAGGTCAACACCGACGCCATCGACAACAGCGCGGGCGTGGACACCTCCGACCACGAGGTGAACATCAAGATCCTGCTCAACGGCCTGGTCGCCGAGGGCGACATGACCGTCAAGCAGCGCAACAAGCTGCTCGCCGAGATGACCGACGAGGTCGGCCGTCTGGTGCTGCGCAACAACTACGCGCAGAACACGGCGATCGCCAACGCCCTCGCCCAGTCCAAGGACATGCTCCACGCCCAGCAGCGCTTCCTGCGCCACCTGGTGCGCGAGGGCCACCTCGACCGGGCGCTGGAGTTCCTGCCCACCGACCGCCAGATCCGCGAGCGGCTCGCCCAGGGCCAGGGCCTGACCGGCCCGGAGACGGCCGTCCTGCTGGCGTACACGAAGATCACGGTCGCCGAGGAGCTGCTGCACACCTCGCTGCCGGACGACGCGTACCTGCGCGGGCTGCTGCACTGCTACTTCCCGGCCGCGCTGCGCGAGCAGTTCTCCGAGCACATCGACAGCCACCCGCTGCGCCGCGAGATCACCACGACCGTGCTGGTCAACGACACGGTCAACACGGGCGGTACGACGTATCTGCACCGGCTGCGCGAGGAGACCGGCGCCTCGCTGGAGGAGATCGTCCGGGCGCAGACCGCGGCCCGCGTGATCTTCCGCCAGGCGCCGGTGTGGGACGGGGTGGAGGCGCTCGACAACAAGGTCGAGGCCGCCGTCCAGACCCGCATCCGCCTGCACTCGCGCCGACTGGTCGAGCGTGGCACGCGCTGGCTGCTCAACAACCGGCCGCAGCCGCTTGAGCTCGCCGAGACGGTCGACTTCTTCGCCGAGCGCGTCGAGCAGGTCTGGTCGCAGCTGCCCAAGCTGCTGCGCGGCGCGGACCTGGAGTGGTGGCAGAAGATCTACGACGAGCTGACCGCGGCCGGCGTCCCGGACGAACTCGCCACCCCGGTGGCCGGTTTCTCCTCCGCCTTCCCGACGCTCGACATCGTCTCGGTGGCCGACCGCATGGGCAAGGAGCCGATGGACGTCGCCGAGGTCTACTACGACCTCGCTGACCGGCTGACCATCACCCAGCTGATGGACCGTATCAGCGACCTGCCCCGCACCGACCGCTGGCAGTCGATGGCCCGCGCGGCGATCCGCGAGGACCTGTACGCCGCCCACGCGGCCGTCACGGCGGACGTCCTGGCGGTGGGCAACGGCTCGGCGACGCCGGAGCAGCGGTTCAAGGGTTGGGAGCAGAAGAACGCCGCGATCCTGGGACGGGCGCGGACGACGCTGGAGGAGATCCACGGCTCCGACGCGTTCGACCTGGCGAATCTGTCGGTGGCGATGCGGACGATGCGGACGCTGCTGCGGACGCACTCGTGA
- a CDS encoding DJ-1/PfpI family protein — translation MTAKILILTGDAAESLEVLYPYQRLREEGYEVHIAAPTRKKLQFVVHDFEPGFDTYTEKPGYTWPADLAFSEVDPGQYVAVVIPGGRAPEYLRNDPELRKILKSFFDSDKPVAQICHGPLLTAAIDSLRGRRVTAYPALELDMQAAGATFQDTEAVVDGTLVSSRAWPDHPSWMREFLTVLRAKAPAT, via the coding sequence ATGACCGCCAAGATCCTCATCCTCACGGGCGACGCGGCAGAGTCCCTGGAAGTCCTCTACCCCTACCAACGCCTGCGCGAGGAGGGCTACGAGGTCCACATCGCCGCCCCCACCCGCAAGAAGCTCCAGTTCGTCGTCCATGACTTCGAACCCGGCTTCGACACCTACACCGAGAAGCCCGGCTACACCTGGCCCGCCGATCTCGCCTTCTCGGAGGTCGACCCCGGCCAGTACGTCGCCGTGGTCATCCCCGGCGGCCGCGCCCCGGAGTACCTCCGCAACGACCCCGAACTCCGCAAGATCCTCAAGTCCTTCTTCGACTCCGACAAGCCCGTGGCCCAGATCTGCCACGGCCCCCTCCTCACCGCCGCGATCGACAGTCTCCGCGGCCGCCGCGTCACCGCGTACCCCGCGCTGGAACTCGACATGCAGGCAGCCGGCGCGACCTTCCAGGACACCGAGGCGGTCGTCGACGGCACCCTGGTCTCGTCCCGCGCCTGGCCGGACCACCCGTCCTGGATGCGCGAGTTCCTGACCGTACTCCGCGCCAAGGCTCCGGCAACCTGA
- a CDS encoding ABC transporter ATP-binding protein has translation MAEHPNDLIPTVIADHVDIVYRVNGTGAGRGSATAALNRILRRGHAEKAAGVRTVHAVRDVSFVAYKGEAIGLIGTNGSGKSTLLKAVAGLLPVENGRIYTGGQPSLLGVNAALMNDLTGERNVHLGGLAMGMSREQVKERYQDIVDFSGINEKGDFITLPMRTYSSGMAARLRFSIAAAKDHDVLLIDEALATGDRSFQKRSEARIRELRKQAGTVFLVSHNNKSIRDTCERVLWLERGELRMDGPTEEVMKEYEAFTGDNKPKPKPKPKAAPKVVPQPS, from the coding sequence GTGGCTGAACACCCGAACGACCTGATCCCCACCGTCATCGCCGACCACGTCGACATCGTCTACCGCGTCAACGGCACCGGCGCCGGCCGCGGCTCCGCCACCGCCGCCCTCAACCGCATCCTGCGCCGGGGGCACGCCGAGAAGGCCGCCGGCGTCCGCACCGTGCACGCCGTCCGGGACGTCTCCTTCGTCGCGTACAAGGGCGAGGCCATCGGCCTGATCGGCACCAACGGCTCCGGCAAGTCGACCCTGCTCAAGGCCGTCGCCGGGCTGCTCCCCGTGGAGAACGGCCGGATCTACACGGGCGGCCAGCCCTCCCTCCTCGGCGTCAACGCCGCCCTGATGAACGACCTCACCGGTGAGCGCAACGTCCACCTCGGCGGCCTCGCCATGGGCATGAGCCGCGAGCAGGTCAAGGAGCGCTACCAGGACATCGTCGACTTCTCCGGCATCAACGAGAAGGGCGACTTCATCACGCTGCCCATGCGGACGTACTCCTCCGGCATGGCCGCCCGTCTGCGGTTCTCCATCGCCGCCGCCAAGGACCACGACGTCCTGCTCATCGACGAGGCCCTCGCCACCGGCGACCGCTCCTTCCAGAAGCGCTCCGAGGCCCGCATCCGCGAGCTGCGCAAGCAGGCCGGCACGGTCTTCCTGGTCAGCCACAACAACAAGTCCATCCGCGACACCTGCGAACGGGTGCTGTGGCTGGAACGCGGTGAGCTGCGCATGGACGGGCCGACGGAGGAGGTCATGAAGGAGTACGAGGCCTTCACCGGGGACAACAAGCCGAAGCCCAAGCCCAAGCCCAAGGCCGCTCCGAAGGTCGTGCCTCAGCCGTCCTGA
- a CDS encoding ABC transporter permease, whose product MSQVLDTPPPTTARMTAPADDDLAALAARHGLTVSGARPSLPQYVRQLWARRHFIAAFSTAKLTAQYSQAKLGQVWQVMTPLLNAAVYYLIFGVLLQTKKGVPDYVPFLVTGVFIWTFTQSSILAGTRAISGNLGLVRALHFPRAALPISFCLQQLQQLLFSMAALVVILLVFGVPVAVSWVLAIPALILQFTFNAGVSMILARVGAKTPDVAQLMPFVLRTWMYVSGVMWSIDHLLSRHNDLPGWVGPVLQANPAAVYIDLMRFALIDSFHASQLPDHVWMLATGWALLAGVGGFIYFWKAEETYGRG is encoded by the coding sequence GTGAGCCAGGTCCTCGACACACCGCCCCCGACGACGGCCCGCATGACGGCCCCGGCCGACGACGACCTCGCGGCCCTCGCCGCCCGCCACGGCCTCACGGTCAGCGGCGCCCGCCCCTCCCTGCCCCAGTACGTCCGCCAACTGTGGGCGCGCCGCCACTTCATCGCGGCGTTCTCGACCGCCAAGCTCACCGCCCAGTACAGCCAGGCGAAGCTCGGCCAGGTCTGGCAGGTGATGACCCCGCTGCTGAACGCGGCCGTCTACTACCTGATCTTCGGTGTGCTGCTGCAGACCAAGAAGGGCGTGCCGGACTACGTCCCGTTCCTGGTCACGGGCGTGTTCATCTGGACCTTCACACAGAGCTCGATCCTGGCCGGCACCCGCGCCATCTCAGGCAACCTCGGCCTCGTCCGCGCCCTGCACTTCCCGCGCGCGGCCCTGCCGATCTCCTTCTGCCTCCAGCAACTCCAGCAGCTGCTGTTCTCGATGGCCGCCCTGGTCGTCATCCTGCTCGTCTTCGGCGTGCCCGTCGCCGTGTCCTGGGTGCTGGCGATCCCGGCGCTGATCCTGCAGTTCACCTTCAACGCCGGCGTGTCCATGATCCTGGCCCGGGTGGGCGCCAAGACGCCGGACGTCGCCCAGCTGATGCCGTTCGTGCTGCGCACCTGGATGTACGTCTCCGGCGTGATGTGGAGCATCGACCACCTGCTCAGCCGGCACAACGACCTGCCCGGCTGGGTCGGCCCCGTGCTCCAGGCCAATCCCGCCGCCGTCTACATCGACCTGATGCGCTTCGCGCTGATCGACAGCTTCCACGCGAGCCAGCTGCCCGACCACGTCTGGATGCTCGCCACGGGCTGGGCCCTGCTCGCCGGCGTCGGCGGCTTCATCTACTTCTGGAAGGCTGAGGAGACGTACGGCCGTGGCTGA
- a CDS encoding TetR/AcrR family transcriptional regulator has product MTTNADGPQPRPRRRTPAGAAVLRADVTEAIRAAVFEELAAVGYARMSIEGIARRAGVGKTAVYRRWRSKLHLVLDVVSAIAVQGLPAPDTGSLEADLRLLYEVTSRALRHPVASQIIPDLQAEAARNPEIADALQKALREGQEGVASKIVAAAQQRGEVGSGYDPDLALDLISGPLYWRSVVIRSPKLPKGYLASLARSTAAALKAL; this is encoded by the coding sequence ATGACGACGAACGCCGACGGGCCCCAGCCGCGACCGCGCCGCCGGACCCCCGCGGGGGCGGCGGTGCTCCGGGCGGACGTGACGGAAGCCATCCGGGCGGCCGTCTTCGAGGAGCTCGCGGCCGTCGGCTACGCACGGATGTCGATCGAGGGCATCGCCCGCCGGGCCGGGGTCGGCAAGACCGCGGTGTACCGGCGCTGGCGCTCCAAGCTGCACCTCGTGCTGGACGTCGTCTCGGCGATCGCGGTACAGGGCCTGCCCGCGCCGGACACCGGCTCGCTGGAGGCGGACCTGAGGCTTCTCTACGAGGTGACGTCCCGCGCGCTGCGCCATCCCGTGGCCTCGCAGATCATCCCCGACCTCCAGGCGGAGGCGGCCCGCAACCCCGAGATCGCCGACGCCCTGCAGAAGGCGTTGCGCGAGGGTCAGGAGGGCGTCGCCAGCAAGATCGTGGCCGCGGCGCAGCAGCGCGGTGAGGTCGGCTCGGGCTACGACCCCGACCTCGCCCTCGACCTCATCTCGGGCCCGCTCTACTGGCGCTCGGTGGTGATCCGCAGCCCGAAGCTGCCCAAGGGGTACCTGGCGTCCCTGGCCCGGTCGACCGCGGCGGCACTCAAGGCGCTGTGA